From the genome of Candidatus Electrothrix communis, one region includes:
- a CDS encoding DEAD/DEAH box helicase family protein has translation MNELHLQDKFLIPFIRDGLGYQEVKANTVSQSLFIEEDVQAFIEESSLNQKPYQTLLKKYKGDKKALLTDLINLLAERIASSRNMALFINANKSITVQGVKLHLFYPGDSVIHDDALFEENIFSVVQEFPYKYKYQDQQIFSFRPDITLFLNGIYLGYSELKNNATNQTARKNGRRKVIKDYFDAVRVYHRQIDCSYTLSDKEKQRLRKDFLKIFENAIHITTTDIGETYVIRTLADYFDEILATCREGKFDREAIEKKARDVFKPYPLLKPDADRKNKLKELFAALYGKQMMEKEILYYNFIEREVHIRNQTKEVKDQPGRLISPRPKQKFGTDKIMAKIDEFLAHEQEPDYFAQLLEKQLAGVSQARKKELLEKRKAYANNKNVYSLLMQYAAGFGKSNIIGWSALQLKDLRRPDSQGKTQYVYDKIMIVVDRLQLRSQIDSLLLNMNIDKRMVLEATNQKTFRQALASDTRLVIVNLQKFGSVREMLDAEVLKKLAGLRIVFLIDEIHRSNSGDQHDEMISIFDELQHPFDSPAYSPTYAGKARKKNLLVGFTATPDDHTLARFGEFSGYAESEKLWRPFDSYTMKEAIEDGFILNPLENIVPVASKMLFDLPTNPLEGFSEKEYKDAQKKQIYENRERIDAIAKYIADLLVKDVYRQIRGMGKAMLAVYSIKAAIAYYDAVKKYFNAVVQDPKYQKYADAPIHIVYSSNQDEQNAKVLNGGLTEEKVLASFSAPKKNGLMIVVAKLQTGFDEKKLHTLFLDKEIRGISAIQTISRVNRITRHKNDCKIVDFSFNNVNVQNIKDAFEHFSDLVVSDFDPFGDKKVLGILLTDLKKSDVSEKFFPVFMGIYQDPALRDNPKSFLDFESSLQKYLDANPRRTADTKAKAAQYFTILNRIEYVIELDAKFNEASFLLFWRRFNTLYNMLHCTGERKDPIEVYFDNQIGIVEVLSEAPKPKKAKPIEVAEGMPGYGNWQFDILAIIAARNAQEAKTGALIEEFAAKIVDFFQFVRASSDGERLIVKIKSHVSEDEIYEEFAKIYTRYRILHKRTVGDYFFKETKNLIGKLCDDFEKTVRNG, from the coding sequence ATGAACGAACTGCATCTCCAAGATAAATTCCTGATCCCCTTCATCCGTGACGGTCTAGGCTACCAAGAAGTCAAAGCCAACACCGTCAGCCAATCGCTGTTCATCGAAGAAGACGTACAGGCCTTTATCGAAGAGAGCAGCCTCAATCAAAAGCCCTACCAAACCTTACTCAAAAAATACAAGGGCGATAAAAAAGCCCTGCTCACCGACCTGATAAACCTGCTTGCCGAGCGCATCGCCAGCAGCCGCAACATGGCCCTGTTCATCAACGCCAATAAGTCGATCACCGTGCAAGGAGTGAAGCTCCACCTCTTTTACCCCGGCGACAGCGTGATTCACGACGATGCCCTGTTTGAGGAAAATATCTTTTCGGTAGTGCAAGAGTTCCCCTATAAATACAAGTACCAAGACCAACAGATCTTCTCCTTCCGCCCGGATATCACCCTGTTCCTCAACGGGATCTATCTCGGCTACAGCGAATTAAAAAACAACGCCACCAACCAGACGGCCCGCAAGAACGGGCGCAGAAAGGTAATCAAAGATTATTTTGATGCGGTCCGGGTCTATCACCGGCAGATCGATTGCAGCTACACCCTGAGCGATAAAGAAAAACAGCGGCTGCGCAAAGACTTTCTCAAGATCTTTGAGAACGCCATCCATATCACCACCACGGATATCGGGGAAACCTATGTGATCCGTACCCTTGCCGATTATTTCGACGAGATCTTAGCCACCTGCCGTGAGGGCAAATTTGACCGTGAAGCAATCGAGAAAAAAGCCCGCGATGTCTTCAAGCCCTACCCGCTCCTCAAGCCCGATGCGGACCGGAAAAACAAACTCAAAGAGCTGTTTGCCGCCTTATACGGTAAGCAGATGATGGAAAAAGAGATCCTCTATTATAACTTCATCGAGCGTGAGGTCCACATCCGGAACCAGACAAAAGAGGTGAAAGATCAGCCTGGTCGCCTGATTTCGCCCCGCCCGAAACAGAAATTCGGCACCGACAAGATCATGGCCAAAATTGACGAGTTTTTGGCCCATGAGCAAGAGCCGGATTACTTTGCCCAGCTGCTGGAAAAACAGCTGGCCGGTGTTTCCCAGGCCCGCAAAAAAGAACTGCTGGAAAAGCGCAAGGCCTACGCCAATAACAAGAATGTCTACTCGCTGCTCATGCAATACGCTGCCGGGTTTGGCAAATCCAATATCATCGGTTGGTCAGCCCTCCAGCTCAAAGACCTACGCCGCCCAGACAGCCAGGGCAAGACCCAATATGTCTACGATAAGATCATGATTGTGGTGGATCGTCTCCAACTGCGCAGCCAGATTGATTCGCTCCTGCTCAACATGAACATCGATAAACGGATGGTGCTTGAGGCGACCAATCAGAAAACCTTTCGCCAAGCCCTGGCCTCGGATACCCGCTTGGTGATAGTCAACTTGCAGAAGTTTGGCTCGGTGCGGGAAATGCTTGATGCCGAGGTGCTGAAAAAATTGGCTGGCCTGCGGATTGTCTTTTTGATTGATGAGATCCATCGCTCCAACAGCGGGGACCAGCATGACGAGATGATCAGCATTTTCGATGAATTGCAACATCCCTTTGATAGCCCCGCCTACAGCCCAACTTACGCAGGCAAAGCCCGCAAGAAAAACCTGCTGGTTGGCTTTACCGCTACCCCGGACGACCATACCCTGGCCCGATTTGGCGAGTTCAGCGGCTATGCTGAAAGCGAGAAACTCTGGCGGCCCTTTGACAGCTACACCATGAAAGAGGCCATTGAGGATGGTTTTATCCTGAATCCGCTGGAAAATATTGTGCCCGTCGCCTCGAAAATGTTGTTTGACTTGCCGACCAACCCTCTGGAAGGGTTCAGCGAGAAAGAGTACAAGGACGCCCAGAAAAAGCAGATCTATGAAAATCGTGAGCGTATTGATGCCATTGCCAAGTATATCGCCGATCTGTTGGTCAAGGATGTCTACCGGCAAATTCGCGGCATGGGCAAAGCCATGCTGGCGGTCTACTCAATCAAGGCGGCTATTGCCTATTACGACGCCGTGAAAAAATATTTTAACGCCGTGGTGCAGGACCCCAAGTATCAGAAATACGCGGATGCCCCCATCCATATCGTCTATTCCAGCAATCAGGATGAGCAAAACGCCAAGGTGCTCAATGGCGGGCTGACCGAAGAGAAGGTCCTGGCAAGCTTTTCTGCGCCCAAGAAGAACGGCTTGATGATCGTGGTGGCCAAACTGCAAACCGGCTTTGACGAGAAAAAATTGCATACCCTTTTTCTTGATAAAGAAATCAGGGGGATCAGCGCCATTCAAACCATTTCACGGGTAAACCGCATTACAAGGCACAAGAACGACTGCAAGATTGTCGATTTTTCCTTTAACAACGTCAATGTACAGAACATCAAGGATGCCTTTGAGCATTTTTCTGATCTGGTGGTGAGCGACTTCGATCCCTTTGGCGATAAAAAGGTCTTGGGTATCTTGCTGACGGATCTCAAGAAATCAGATGTCTCCGAGAAATTCTTCCCCGTCTTCATGGGCATCTACCAAGACCCTGCCCTGCGTGACAATCCGAAAAGCTTTCTGGACTTTGAAAGCAGCCTCCAGAAATACCTTGATGCCAACCCCCGGCGCACTGCCGACACCAAGGCCAAGGCGGCCCAGTACTTCACCATCCTCAACCGGATTGAATATGTGATCGAGCTTGATGCCAAATTCAACGAGGCGAGTTTCTTGCTGTTCTGGCGCAGGTTCAACACTCTCTACAATATGCTTCATTGTACCGGAGAACGCAAAGATCCGATTGAAGTCTATTTCGATAACCAGATCGGTATTGTTGAAGTGCTTTCTGAAGCGCCGAAACCGAAAAAAGCGAAGCCGATCGAAGTGGCTGAAGGCATGCCCGGCTATGGCAACTGGCAGTTTGATATTTTGGCCATCATTGCGGCCCGCAATGCCCAGGAGGCCAAGACCGGGGCCTTGATCGAAGAGTTTGCCGCCAAAATCGTTGATTTCTTCCAGTTCGTGCGTGCGTCCAGTGACGGAGAGCGATTGATCGTCAAAATAAAATCGCATGTTTCTGAAGATGAAATCTACGAAGAGTTTGCGAAGATTTATACCCGATACCGAATCTTGCATAAGCGGACGGTCGGCGACTACTTCTTCAAGGAAACCAAGAATCTTATTGGCAAACTCTGCGATGATTTTGAAAAAACGGTGCGAAACGGATGA
- a CDS encoding site-specific integrase, producing MPRQKRVKTKYPGVYYIQGEAVGRTGKERIYYIFYRKEGKQVEEKAGRQYQDDMTPARAAGIRAERIEGKQKTNRDERKAAEAIKHRWTVGRLWEAYRAQLPKNRATRTDSGRYEAHLKKPFGNKEPKEIVKLDTDRVRINLLKTHSPQTVKHVLVLLKRIINFGYGQGWIAPLAFKITIPRVDNIKTEDLTPEQLQSLFDVLETTHRTTAANMMKLVLFTGLRRGEMFKLQWDDIDFERGFIHIREPKGGKSQKIPLNNSARALLQSVPKQDSEYIFPARGGGPRKDISKDVRAIKEAAGLPADFRPLHGLRHVYATMLANSGKVDMFTLQKLMTHKSPQMTQRYAHYRDEAMQRASNEVSGILEDALSMRGEDQKAAVG from the coding sequence ATGCCACGTCAGAAACGGGTCAAAACAAAATATCCCGGAGTTTATTACATTCAAGGTGAGGCGGTCGGGCGCACCGGCAAAGAAAGAATCTATTATATTTTTTATCGGAAGGAAGGGAAGCAGGTTGAAGAAAAAGCAGGTCGTCAATATCAGGATGATATGACACCCGCAAGAGCTGCCGGTATCCGTGCCGAGCGGATCGAAGGCAAGCAGAAAACCAACCGGGACGAACGCAAGGCAGCGGAAGCGATAAAACACCGCTGGACGGTCGGCAGGTTATGGGAGGCATACCGGGCGCAGTTGCCAAAAAACAGAGCCACCCGCACCGATTCCGGCAGATATGAAGCGCACCTGAAAAAGCCCTTCGGCAACAAGGAACCGAAAGAGATTGTCAAGCTGGATACCGACCGGGTACGGATCAACCTGTTAAAGACGCATTCGCCGCAGACCGTCAAGCATGTGCTGGTACTGCTCAAGCGGATAATCAATTTCGGGTACGGGCAGGGCTGGATTGCTCCCCTTGCCTTCAAGATCACCATTCCCCGCGTTGACAACATCAAGACTGAAGACCTGACCCCGGAGCAGTTGCAGAGCCTCTTTGATGTTCTCGAAACCACCCACCGCACCACAGCGGCCAATATGATGAAGCTGGTTCTTTTTACCGGGCTACGGCGTGGGGAAATGTTCAAGCTGCAATGGGATGATATTGACTTTGAGCGGGGCTTTATTCATATCCGGGAACCCAAGGGCGGCAAGAGTCAGAAAATACCGTTAAACAACAGCGCAAGGGCGTTGCTGCAATCTGTGCCCAAGCAGGACAGCGAATATATTTTTCCGGCCAGAGGAGGCGGGCCGCGTAAGGATATTTCCAAGGACGTGAGAGCTATTAAAGAAGCTGCTGGCCTTCCTGCCGACTTCAGGCCATTGCACGGGCTGCGGCATGTGTACGCCACCATGCTTGCCAACAGCGGCAAGGTGGATATGTTCACGCTGCAAAAGCTCATGACCCATAAAAGCCCGCAGATGACACAGCGGTACGCTCATTACAGGGATGAGGCCATGCAACGGGCCTCGAATGAGGTCAGCGGCATATTGGAGGACGCGCTTTCGATGCGGGGTGAGGATCAAAAAGCGGCGGTCGGGTGA
- a CDS encoding transposase, with protein MLTAIVEQGLKLPKDCPEKWVVDCKSVGNGDKAIIYLGKYLYRGVIQEKDILKCENGMVTFRYLHAKTGKYRSREVTGEEFLSLLMLHVLPKGFRRARCYGFLHPCSKKLIRFLQLVLRVNPFTLFSAEQPKKLLSSARTAGRK; from the coding sequence ATGCTTACGGCCATAGTTGAGCAAGGCCTGAAACTGCCAAAGGATTGCCCGGAAAAGTGGGTTGTCGACTGCAAGAGCGTCGGCAACGGAGACAAGGCGATCATCTATCTCGGCAAATATCTCTACCGGGGCGTAATTCAGGAAAAGGATATCCTGAAGTGCGAAAACGGCATGGTTACCTTCAGGTATCTTCACGCCAAAACCGGCAAATACAGGTCCAGGGAGGTGACCGGAGAAGAATTCCTCTCTCTGCTCATGCTGCACGTCTTGCCCAAAGGGTTTCGCAGGGCACGCTGTTACGGTTTTCTGCATCCGTGCAGCAAAAAGCTCATCCGATTTCTCCAACTGGTGCTTAGGGTCAACCCGTTTACATTATTCAGTGCTGAGCAACCCAAAAAGCTGCTATCATCTGCCCGAACTGCGGGGCGGAAATGA
- a CDS encoding transposase zinc-binding domain-containing protein, whose product MAKCRTEHSLQMLARCANHECGTEIYIPHSCGHRNCPHCQNHESSNWIEKQLNKRLPAPYFLVTFTLPAQLRDLAWRNQKIVYSQMFASVKETLKTFTANDKKLGGEAGFTAILHTHARNLDHHPHIHVVMPGASINKKQGCGIKRG is encoded by the coding sequence ATGGCCAAGTGCAGGACGGAACACAGCCTGCAGATGCTTGCGCGGTGTGCGAACCATGAATGCGGAACAGAAATCTATATTCCTCATTCCTGCGGCCATAGAAACTGTCCGCACTGTCAGAACCATGAAAGCAGCAACTGGATCGAAAAGCAACTGAACAAGCGGCTGCCGGCTCCCTATTTTCTGGTTACCTTTACCCTGCCTGCTCAACTCAGGGATCTTGCCTGGAGAAATCAGAAAATCGTTTATTCACAGATGTTCGCTTCGGTCAAAGAGACTCTGAAAACCTTTACTGCAAATGACAAAAAACTCGGCGGAGAAGCGGGATTTACCGCTATCCTCCATACCCATGCAAGAAATCTTGATCATCACCCCCACATCCATGTGGTCATGCCCGGAGCAAGCATCAACAAAAAACAGGGTTGTGGCATAAAAAGGGGCTGA
- a CDS encoding site-specific integrase, producing MNCTMPSDPHFNLLYQKHIKHLKLNGLQPKTIDAYSRSIRRIGNYFECQIDNLTSDQLLDYFNELLDCRSWSAVKLDLYGLKFFYSRVLNRTWEDIP from the coding sequence ATGAACTGCACGATGCCAAGCGATCCACACTTCAATCTGCTTTATCAAAAACATATCAAACATCTGAAACTTAACGGCTTACAACCAAAGACCATTGATGCCTATTCACGGTCGATCAGGCGAATCGGCAATTATTTCGAGTGTCAAATCGACAATCTCACATCCGACCAGCTCCTTGATTACTTTAACGAACTTTTGGATTGTCGCTCATGGAGCGCAGTCAAGCTCGACCTGTATGGGCTGAAGTTCTTTTATTCCAGGGTGCTGAACAGAACCTGGGAGGATATCCCCTGA
- a CDS encoding site-specific integrase, protein MNCTMPSDPHFNLLYQKHIKHLKLNGLQPKTIDAYSRAIRRIGNYFECQIDNLTSDQLLDYFNELLDCRSWSAVKLDLYGLKFFYSRVLNRTWEDIPLIKPPKVSRIPDILTVELSGILETLGGKLSYKVFFHSLLTGAAPRRGHCPENKRH, encoded by the coding sequence ATGAACTGCACGATGCCAAGCGATCCACACTTCAATCTGCTTTATCAAAAACATATCAAACATCTGAAACTTAACGGCTTACAACCAAAGACCATTGATGCCTATTCACGGGCGATCAGGCGAATCGGCAATTATTTCGAGTGTCAAATCGACAATCTCACATCCGACCAGCTCCTTGATTACTTTAACGAACTTTTGGATTGTCGCTCATGGAGCGCAGTCAAGCTCGACCTGTATGGGCTGAAGTTCTTTTATTCCAGGGTGCTGAACAGAACCTGGGAGGATATCCCCCTGATCAAACCGCCCAAGGTTTCAAGGATTCCAGATATTCTCACGGTCGAGCTATCTGGAATCCTTGAAACCTTGGGCGGCAAACTGAGCTACAAGGTCTTTTTTCACAGCCTACTCACTGGGGCTGCGCCTCGGCGAGGGCATTGCCCTGAAAACAAGCGACATTGA
- a CDS encoding transposase zinc-binding domain-containing protein, producing MILLSTIINRFKEQFLAQYQAFVLPSHKKALWAMAKCRTEHSLQMLARCANHECGTEIYIPHSCGHRNCPHCQNHESSNWIEKQLNKRLPAPYFLVTFTLPAQLRDLAWRNQKIVYSQMFASVKETLKTFTANDKKLGGEAGFTAILHTHARNLDHHPHIHVVMPGASINKKQGCGIKRGLNTSLTTRPWQRFFGQRCLRP from the coding sequence ATGATTTTGCTCTCCACGATTATTAATCGATTCAAGGAACAGTTTTTAGCGCAATATCAGGCTTTCGTTCTGCCCAGCCACAAAAAAGCGCTGTGGGCCATGGCCAAGTGCAGGACGGAACACAGCCTGCAGATGCTTGCGCGGTGTGCGAACCATGAATGCGGAACAGAAATCTATATTCCTCATTCCTGCGGCCATAGAAACTGTCCGCACTGTCAGAACCATGAAAGCAGCAACTGGATCGAAAAGCAACTGAACAAGCGGCTGCCGGCTCCCTATTTTCTGGTTACCTTTACCCTGCCTGCTCAACTCAGGGATCTTGCCTGGAGAAATCAGAAAATCGTTTATTCACAGATGTTCGCTTCGGTCAAAGAGACTCTGAAAACCTTTACTGCAAATGACAAAAAACTCGGCGGAGAAGCGGGATTTACCGCTATCCTCCATACCCATGCAAGAAATCTTGATCATCACCCCCACATCCATGTGGTCATGCCCGGAGCAAGCATCAACAAAAAACAGGGTTGTGGCATAAAAAGGGGGCTGAATACCTCTTTAACCACAAGGCCTTGGCAAAGGTTTTTCGGGCAAAGATGCTTACGGCCATAG